The following proteins are co-located in the Frigidibacter mobilis genome:
- a CDS encoding DUF4139 domain-containing protein, translated as MMEQAAVEMQGATVTWRHAGAVDLRDGADALRLRLGDLALVPRLQAVAVPRLETVAYLQAEVVNDGAEPLLPGPATLFVDGAMVGQAYLPMVAAGDEVTLGFGPIDGIVLTREVPMRSGGDRGVISRSARIDEVALLRVRNLTGEAWPVRLIDRIPYSEQEDLTITSRATPPATETDPGGRRGILAWEFELAPGAEREVRLEHGLSWPAELVLQ; from the coding sequence ATGATGGAGCAGGCGGCGGTGGAGATGCAGGGCGCGACCGTCACTTGGCGCCATGCCGGAGCGGTCGATCTGCGCGACGGTGCCGACGCGCTGCGGCTGCGGCTGGGTGATCTGGCGCTGGTGCCCAGGCTGCAGGCGGTGGCGGTGCCGCGGCTGGAGACGGTGGCCTATCTGCAGGCAGAGGTGGTCAATGACGGGGCCGAGCCGCTGCTGCCGGGGCCGGCGACGCTGTTCGTGGACGGGGCGATGGTGGGACAGGCGTATCTGCCGATGGTGGCGGCGGGGGATGAGGTGACGCTGGGGTTCGGGCCGATCGACGGCATCGTGCTGACGCGGGAGGTGCCGATGCGCAGCGGCGGCGACCGGGGCGTGATCTCGCGCAGCGCGCGGATTGACGAGGTAGCGCTGCTGCGGGTCCGGAACCTGACGGGCGAGGCCTGGCCGGTGCGGCTGATCGACCGGATTCCCTATTCGGAACAAGAGGATCTGACCATCACCTCACGCGCGACCCCGCCCGCGACCGAGACGGACCCGGGCGGCCGGCGCGGCATTCTGGCTTGGGAGTTCGAGCTTGCCCCGGGCGCGGAACGCGAGGTGCGGCTGGAGCATGGCCTGAGCTGGCCGGCGGAGCTGGTGCTGCAATAG
- a CDS encoding MFS transporter, with protein sequence MRAGLGFLVAGYVLSQFYRAFLAVLAPVLDAQIGVRPEDLAISSGLWFLAFAVMQMPVGWALDRIGPRRTAAVLLALGGGGGAAVFALAQGPMALHLAMVLIGIGCSPVLMASYYIFARMFPPAIFGTLAGAIIGVGSLGNIAGAAPLAALVELAGWRETLWGLTAVTLLVAGAIWRLVQDPPRATVAGGKSEGSVLDLLRLPGMWAIVILMAVAYAPAASVRGLWAGPYLGQVFGADAGTIGTVTLVMALAMVAGNFAYGPVDRIFRSKKWPVFGGNLLAAICLAGLWLAPDAGVWTAAALLAGLGLFGASFPAIMSHARAFFPPHLMGRGVTFINMFGIGGAGLMQFASGRVFAAAGGDVPGGDVAGAYGILFLYFLVPLVIGLGLYLFSRDSRG encoded by the coding sequence ATGCGCGCAGGTCTTGGGTTTTTGGTCGCGGGCTATGTGCTCAGCCAGTTCTATCGTGCCTTTCTGGCGGTGCTGGCGCCGGTGCTGGATGCGCAGATCGGGGTGCGGCCCGAGGATCTGGCGATCTCGTCGGGGCTGTGGTTCCTGGCCTTTGCGGTGATGCAGATGCCGGTCGGCTGGGCGCTGGACCGGATCGGGCCGCGGCGCACGGCGGCGGTGCTGCTGGCCCTGGGCGGCGGCGGCGGCGCGGCGGTCTTTGCGCTGGCCCAGGGGCCGATGGCGCTGCATCTGGCGATGGTGCTGATCGGAATCGGCTGTTCGCCGGTGCTGATGGCCTCGTATTACATCTTCGCGCGAATGTTTCCGCCGGCGATCTTCGGCACGCTGGCCGGCGCGATCATCGGCGTCGGATCGCTGGGCAACATCGCCGGGGCGGCGCCGCTGGCGGCGCTGGTGGAGCTGGCGGGCTGGCGCGAGACGCTGTGGGGCCTGACGGCGGTGACGCTGCTGGTGGCGGGCGCGATCTGGCGGCTGGTGCAGGATCCGCCGCGGGCCACGGTGGCGGGGGGCAAGTCCGAAGGGTCGGTGCTGGACCTGCTGCGGCTGCCGGGGATGTGGGCGATCGTGATCCTGATGGCGGTGGCCTATGCGCCGGCGGCCTCGGTGCGCGGGCTCTGGGCGGGGCCCTATCTCGGGCAGGTGTTCGGCGCGGATGCGGGCACCATCGGCACGGTCACGCTGGTGATGGCGCTGGCGATGGTGGCGGGCAACTTCGCCTATGGCCCGGTGGACCGGATCTTCCGCTCCAAGAAATGGCCGGTCTTCGGCGGCAACCTGCTGGCGGCGATCTGCCTTGCGGGGCTGTGGCTGGCGCCCGATGCCGGAGTGTGGACGGCGGCGGCGCTGCTGGCGGGGCTCGGCCTTTTCGGCGCCTCGTTCCCCGCGATCATGTCCCATGCGCGGGCGTTCTTCCCGCCGCATCTGATGGGGCGCGGCGTGACCTTCATCAACATGTTCGGCATCGGCGGCGCGGGGCTGATGCAATTCGCCAGCGGCCGGGTGTTTGCCGCGGCGGGGGGCGACGTGCCGGGCGGCGATGTGGCGGGGGCCTATGGCATCCTGTTCCTGTATTTCCTGGTGCCGCTCGTCATTGGATTGGGCCTTTACCTTTTCAGCCGCGACAGCCGGGGGTAG
- a CDS encoding aspartate-semialdehyde dehydrogenase produces the protein MGYKVVVAGATGNVGREMLNILAEREFPVDEIVALASRKSLGTEISFGDKTLKTKDLDTFDFTGWDIALFAVGSDATKIYAPRAAAAGCVVIDNSSLYRYDPQVPLVVPEVNAEAVDGYTAKNIIANPNCSTAQMVVALKPLHDRARIKRVVVATYQSVSGAGKEGIDELWDQTKGMYVPGQEVAPKKFTKQIAFNVIPHIDVFLDDGSTKEEWKMVAETKKILDKAIKVTATCVRVPVFVGHSEAINIEFDEPLDWQEATDILREAPGVLVIDKREAGGYITPVECVGDYATYVSRIRQDPTVDNGLNIWVVSDNLRKGAALNAVQIAEVLGKRCLKKG, from the coding sequence ATGGGCTACAAGGTCGTTGTTGCCGGTGCCACGGGGAACGTGGGCCGCGAAATGCTGAACATCCTCGCCGAACGGGAGTTTCCCGTGGACGAGATCGTCGCGCTTGCCAGCCGCAAGTCGCTGGGCACTGAAATCAGCTTTGGCGACAAGACCCTGAAGACCAAGGATCTGGATACCTTCGACTTCACCGGCTGGGATATCGCGCTGTTCGCCGTCGGGTCGGACGCGACCAAGATCTATGCGCCCCGCGCCGCCGCGGCGGGCTGCGTGGTGATCGACAACTCCTCGCTCTACCGCTACGACCCGCAGGTGCCGCTGGTGGTGCCCGAGGTGAATGCCGAGGCGGTGGATGGCTATACCGCGAAGAACATCATCGCCAATCCCAACTGCTCGACCGCGCAGATGGTGGTGGCGCTGAAGCCGCTGCATGACCGCGCCCGCATCAAGCGCGTGGTGGTGGCGACCTACCAGTCGGTCTCGGGCGCCGGCAAGGAAGGCATCGACGAGCTGTGGGACCAGACCAAGGGCATGTATGTGCCGGGGCAGGAAGTGGCGCCGAAGAAGTTCACCAAGCAGATCGCCTTCAACGTGATCCCGCATATCGACGTGTTCCTGGACGATGGCTCGACCAAGGAAGAATGGAAGATGGTCGCCGAGACCAAGAAGATCCTCGACAAGGCCATCAAGGTGACCGCGACCTGCGTGCGGGTGCCGGTATTCGTGGGCCATTCGGAAGCGATCAACATCGAGTTCGACGAGCCGCTGGACTGGCAGGAAGCGACCGACATCCTGCGCGAGGCGCCGGGGGTGCTGGTGATCGACAAGCGCGAGGCCGGCGGCTACATCACGCCCGTCGAATGCGTGGGCGATTACGCGACCTATGTCAGCCGGATCCGGCAGGACCCGACGGTGGATAACGGCCTGAACATCTGGGTCGTGTCGGACAACCTGCGCAAGGGCGCGGCGCTGAACGCGGTGCAGATCGCCGAGGTCCTGGGCAAACGCTGCCTGAAGAAGGGCTGA
- a CDS encoding aldehyde dehydrogenase family protein: protein MIEKRDFYINGRWVAPATPHDCEVIDPSTEEVCAVISLGADADTDAAVAAAKAALPAWAGTAPAERLAYVEKILEIYKRRQAEMGAAISLEMGAPIDMAVSDQAEAGAWHIRNFITAFKDFEFLRPLGPQAPQTRIALEPVGVVGLITPWNWPMNQVTLKAIPALLAGCTMVLKPSEIAPLSSLLFAEIVDEAGLPPGVFNLVNGDGLGVGTRLSTHPDVEMISFTGSTRAGIAITKAAADTVKRVCLELGGKGANLIFADADEGAVRRGARHCFNNSGQSCNAPTRMLVERPLYDRAIDIAREVAETTRVAPAHETGAHIGPVVSAAQYDKIQGLIAKGIEEGARLVAGGLGRPDGLNRGYFVRPTVFADVVPGMTIEKEEIFGPVLSIIPFDTEEEALAIANDTIYGLTNYVQSQDGERRNRLARRLKSGMVEMNGQSRGAGAPFGGVKSSGRAREGGHWGIEEFLDVKAISGWHGA from the coding sequence ATGATCGAGAAACGTGACTTCTACATCAACGGCCGCTGGGTCGCCCCGGCCACCCCCCATGATTGCGAGGTGATCGACCCCTCGACCGAAGAGGTCTGCGCCGTGATCTCGCTTGGCGCCGATGCCGATACCGATGCCGCCGTGGCCGCCGCCAAGGCCGCGCTGCCGGCCTGGGCCGGCACCGCGCCTGCCGAAAGGCTGGCCTATGTCGAGAAGATCCTGGAGATCTACAAGCGCCGCCAGGCCGAAATGGGCGCCGCGATCAGCCTGGAAATGGGCGCGCCCATCGACATGGCCGTGTCCGACCAGGCCGAGGCCGGCGCCTGGCACATCCGGAACTTCATCACCGCCTTCAAGGATTTCGAATTCCTGCGCCCGCTTGGCCCGCAGGCCCCGCAGACCCGCATCGCGCTGGAACCCGTCGGCGTGGTCGGGCTCATCACCCCCTGGAACTGGCCGATGAACCAGGTCACGCTCAAGGCGATCCCGGCGCTGCTGGCCGGCTGCACGATGGTGCTCAAGCCCTCGGAAATCGCCCCGCTCTCCTCGCTGCTCTTCGCCGAGATCGTGGACGAGGCCGGCCTGCCCCCCGGCGTCTTCAACCTGGTGAACGGCGATGGGCTCGGCGTCGGCACCCGGCTGTCCACCCACCCCGATGTCGAGATGATCTCCTTCACCGGCTCCACCCGCGCCGGCATTGCCATCACCAAGGCCGCTGCCGATACCGTCAAGCGCGTCTGCCTGGAACTGGGGGGCAAGGGCGCCAACCTGATCTTCGCCGATGCCGACGAAGGCGCGGTGCGCCGCGGCGCCCGGCATTGCTTCAACAACTCGGGCCAGTCCTGCAACGCCCCGACGCGGATGCTGGTCGAGCGCCCGCTCTATGACCGCGCCATCGACATTGCCCGCGAGGTCGCCGAAACCACCCGCGTTGCCCCCGCCCATGAAACCGGCGCCCATATCGGCCCGGTCGTGTCGGCCGCGCAATATGACAAGATCCAGGGCCTGATCGCCAAGGGCATCGAGGAAGGCGCCCGCCTCGTCGCCGGCGGCCTCGGCCGTCCCGACGGGCTCAACCGCGGCTATTTCGTGCGCCCCACAGTCTTTGCCGATGTGGTCCCCGGCATGACCATCGAGAAGGAAGAGATCTTCGGCCCGGTGCTGTCGATCATCCCCTTCGACACCGAGGAAGAAGCCCTCGCCATCGCCAATGACACGATCTACGGGCTGACCAACTATGTGCAAAGCCAGGACGGCGAGCGCCGCAACCGCCTTGCCCGCCGGCTCAAATCCGGCATGGTCGAGATGAACGGCCAGTCCCGCGGCGCCGGCGCGCCCTTTGGCGGCGTCAAGTCCAGCGGCCGCGCGCGCGAGGGCGGGCATTGGGGCATCGAGGAGTTTCTCGACGTGAAGGCGATCTCGGGCTGGCACGGCGCGTAA
- a CDS encoding mucoidy inhibitor MuiA family protein, with product MPPSLLMPALLMLAAPAAAETFTAEAEVARVTLYPWGATVTRTLRIDAPAGQHELIVPNLPLDTDAASLRVAAPALKIGAVSLAQGRLAPVGPGKSAAVLAAEAEVERLEEVVRGRDAGIAAIRLRADAAAEQLAFLRGIGRSGDGPVPDPAQLRALAQMVGEEALAAFTAAHRAEQEAQAAERAREDDIEALDKARAALDALVTGEGERAALTLAFEAVEGGEAVVEIITHTAEASWQPVYDLRLTRGEAPALAVERAVLARQQTGEDWRGVELTFSTARPAERSAPGELWPELLRVGPPQPVMPMAAGRMEMDMAARRRWPRR from the coding sequence TTGCCCCCTTCTCTGTTGATGCCGGCCCTGCTGATGCTGGCCGCCCCTGCCGCGGCCGAGACCTTCACCGCCGAGGCAGAGGTGGCGCGCGTGACGCTCTATCCCTGGGGCGCGACGGTGACGCGGACGCTGCGGATTGACGCTCCTGCCGGGCAGCATGAGCTGATCGTGCCGAACCTGCCGCTGGACACCGATGCCGCGTCCTTGCGCGTTGCCGCCCCGGCGCTGAAGATCGGCGCCGTCAGCCTCGCGCAGGGGCGGCTGGCGCCGGTGGGGCCGGGCAAGTCCGCGGCCGTGCTGGCCGCCGAGGCCGAGGTGGAGCGGCTGGAAGAGGTGGTGCGAGGACGCGACGCGGGGATCGCCGCGATCCGCCTGCGCGCCGATGCGGCGGCCGAGCAGCTGGCCTTCCTGCGCGGCATCGGACGGAGCGGCGACGGGCCGGTGCCGGACCCGGCGCAGCTGCGCGCGTTGGCGCAGATGGTGGGCGAGGAGGCTCTGGCCGCCTTCACCGCCGCGCACCGGGCCGAGCAGGAGGCGCAGGCGGCCGAACGGGCGCGCGAAGATGACATCGAGGCGCTGGACAAGGCCCGCGCCGCGCTGGACGCGCTGGTGACCGGCGAGGGCGAGCGGGCCGCGCTGACGCTGGCCTTCGAGGCGGTGGAGGGCGGCGAGGCGGTTGTGGAGATCATCACCCACACGGCAGAGGCAAGCTGGCAGCCGGTCTATGACCTGCGGCTGACCCGCGGCGAGGCGCCCGCGCTGGCCGTCGAACGCGCGGTGCTGGCCCGCCAGCAGACCGGCGAGGATTGGCGGGGGGTGGAGTTGACCTTCTCCACCGCGCGCCCGGCGGAGCGCTCGGCCCCGGGCGAGCTGTGGCCGGAGCTGCTGCGGGTGGGGCCGCCGCAGCCGGTGATGCCGATGGCCGCCGGGCGGATGGAGATGGACATGGCCGCCCGGCGCCGGTGGCCGCGGCGATGA
- a CDS encoding capsular biosynthesis protein, whose translation MIVYPREWSRRQNSAFASIASAAGGGRRLAFIGLSLRSFPETRARAAEAMARAKRQPKGRIGRALKSALIAAQYTWARRYFARHPGDVAMCWNGLTGSRRAFMQGALDAGARRLFVELAPLPGRITLDPLGVNAESSVPQGRAFYDDWSAGDPARSGEGWREAGAGLTARASRRADVGQGSAEGLGAAPFLFVPLQVPDDSQMRLFAGWAGSLDGFVAALGEAARALPEGWHLRVKEHPSAKVSLAPQLAAATMASGGRIVTDNATDSFAQVAASRGVVTINSSMGLQAFFHDKPVIATGRAFWAQPGLVTVADSAEALRAAFAGAGALAFDAGFRARFMAWLDREYYLRVTETPEGDWQLDPAAVCRVLATAPRP comes from the coding sequence ATGATCGTCTATCCCCGCGAATGGTCGCGCCGCCAGAATTCGGCCTTTGCCTCTATCGCTTCGGCCGCGGGCGGCGGGCGGCGGCTGGCCTTCATCGGCCTGTCGCTGCGCAGCTTTCCCGAAACGCGGGCGCGCGCTGCCGAGGCGATGGCGCGGGCCAAGCGCCAGCCGAAGGGGCGCATCGGCCGGGCGCTGAAATCGGCGTTGATCGCGGCGCAATACACCTGGGCGCGGCGCTACTTTGCGCGGCATCCGGGCGATGTGGCGATGTGCTGGAACGGGCTGACCGGATCGCGCCGCGCCTTCATGCAGGGCGCCTTGGACGCAGGCGCGCGGCGGCTGTTCGTGGAACTGGCACCGCTGCCGGGGCGGATCACGCTCGACCCGTTGGGGGTGAACGCCGAAAGCAGCGTGCCGCAGGGGCGGGCGTTTTATGACGATTGGTCGGCGGGCGACCCCGCCCGCAGCGGCGAGGGCTGGCGCGAAGCGGGTGCCGGGCTGACCGCCCGCGCCTCGCGCCGCGCCGATGTGGGGCAGGGCAGTGCCGAGGGGCTGGGGGCCGCACCCTTCCTGTTCGTGCCGCTGCAGGTGCCCGATGACAGCCAGATGCGGCTGTTCGCGGGCTGGGCCGGCAGCCTTGACGGGTTCGTCGCCGCCCTGGGCGAGGCGGCGCGGGCGCTGCCGGAAGGGTGGCACCTACGGGTGAAGGAGCATCCTTCGGCCAAGGTGTCGCTGGCCCCGCAGCTTGCGGCGGCGACGATGGCTTCTGGCGGGCGGATCGTGACGGACAATGCCACCGACAGCTTTGCGCAGGTGGCGGCGAGCCGGGGGGTGGTGACGATCAACTCCTCGATGGGCCTGCAGGCGTTCTTCCATGACAAGCCGGTGATCGCCACGGGCCGCGCCTTCTGGGCGCAGCCGGGGCTGGTGACGGTGGCGGATAGTGCCGAAGCGCTGCGGGCAGCCTTTGCCGGGGCCGGGGCGCTGGCCTTCGACGCGGGCTTTCGCGCCCGGTTCATGGCCTGGCTTGACCGGGAATATTACCTGCGCGTCACCGAAACCCCCGAGGGTGACTGGCAGCTTGACCCGGCGGCAGTATGCAGGGTCCTGGCCACCGCCCCGCGCCCCTGA
- a CDS encoding isocitrate lyase/PEP mutase family protein, whose product MPDQPAKFARFQALHGGPGAFVIPNPWDAGSARLLASLGFAALATTSAGYAFSRGKRDSFASLGRAEILANAAEIVAATDLPVSADLEDGFGAAPEACAETIRLAAATGLVGGSIEDATGNPDAPIFELSHAVDRIRAAAEAARGLRFVLTARAENYLWGRPDLADTIRRLQAFAEAGADVLYAPGLPDLDAIRTVCREVDRPVNVLMGLRGKTYTVAELSEAGARRISVGGSFARAALGALMRAAEEVRRHGTFGYAAEALPGTVVSALMAQDKPADRQ is encoded by the coding sequence ATGCCCGACCAGCCCGCCAAATTCGCCCGCTTCCAGGCCCTGCATGGCGGGCCGGGCGCCTTTGTCATCCCCAATCCCTGGGATGCCGGCTCGGCGCGCCTGCTGGCCTCGCTGGGGTTTGCGGCACTGGCGACCACCAGCGCCGGCTATGCCTTCTCCAGGGGCAAGCGCGATTCCTTTGCCAGCCTTGGCCGGGCCGAGATCCTTGCGAATGCCGCCGAGATTGTCGCCGCGACCGACCTGCCGGTGTCGGCCGACCTTGAAGACGGCTTCGGCGCCGCCCCCGAGGCCTGCGCGGAAACGATCCGCCTCGCCGCCGCGACCGGCCTCGTCGGCGGCTCCATCGAGGATGCGACCGGCAATCCCGATGCGCCGATCTTTGAGCTGTCCCACGCGGTCGACCGGATCCGCGCGGCGGCAGAGGCGGCACGCGGCCTGCGCTTCGTGCTGACCGCCCGGGCCGAGAACTACCTGTGGGGCCGCCCCGACCTCGCCGATACGATCCGGCGCCTGCAGGCCTTTGCCGAGGCCGGGGCCGATGTGCTCTACGCCCCGGGCCTGCCCGATCTGGACGCGATCCGGACCGTCTGCCGCGAGGTGGACAGGCCGGTGAACGTGCTGATGGGGCTGAGGGGCAAAACCTACACGGTGGCCGAGCTGTCAGAGGCAGGCGCGCGGCGGATCAGCGTCGGCGGTTCCTTCGCCCGCGCCGCGCTTGGCGCCCTGATGCGCGCGGCCGAGGAGGTGCGCAGGCACGGCACCTTCGGCTATGCTGCCGAGGCGCTGCCAGGCACTGTTGTCAGCGCGCTGATGGCCCAGGACAAGCCCGCCGACAGGCAGTGA
- the ybaK gene encoding Cys-tRNA(Pro) deacylase produces MARTTPATLALQRLGIGFELVSYAYEPGAERIGLQAAAAIGEDPARVLKTLIAQVDGQPVCLVLPSDCEASLKKVAAAFGGKAAAMMPGPDAERMTGYKIGGISPLGQKRRLPVLVEQAALAHPLVYVNGGQRGLQLRLAPEDLLRAAQGRATAIIA; encoded by the coding sequence ATGGCACGCACGACCCCCGCGACACTGGCATTGCAACGGCTGGGCATCGGTTTTGAGCTGGTCAGCTATGCCTATGAGCCGGGGGCAGAGCGGATCGGGCTGCAGGCGGCCGCGGCGATCGGCGAGGACCCGGCGCGGGTGCTCAAGACGCTGATCGCGCAGGTGGACGGGCAGCCGGTCTGCCTGGTGCTGCCGTCGGATTGCGAGGCGAGCCTGAAGAAGGTAGCGGCGGCGTTCGGCGGCAAGGCAGCGGCGATGATGCCGGGGCCGGATGCGGAGAGGATGACCGGCTACAAGATCGGCGGCATCAGCCCGCTGGGCCAGAAGCGGCGGCTGCCGGTGCTGGTGGAGCAGGCGGCGCTGGCGCATCCGCTGGTCTATGTGAATGGCGGGCAGCGCGGGCTGCAGCTGCGGTTGGCGCCGGAGGACCTGCTGCGCGCGGCCCAGGGGCGGGCGACGGCGATCATCGCCTGA
- a CDS encoding phosphotransferase, with the protein MQRLLREQAPHWAGLPLHRLASSGTDNAIYRLGDRLSVRLPRRPSAVALLAKELDWLPQMADLPLAVPQLRFRGRAERGTPFDFGIFDWMEGQIATPQHIADSRAAALALADFLQALHRKATAGAPPAGALNSRRGIPLDGLTPAMLPAIALLADEIDGLRAQGLWQEACAAGFRGAPVWLHGDLKADNLIARDGHLRGVIDWGLSAVGDPAADYAAAWSWIDPSARTAFRDRLGLGDDDWLRARGWALYGAVIALSYYRGGRNEALCRQSRLTLSRLGLLL; encoded by the coding sequence GTGCAGCGCCTTCTCCGGGAGCAGGCCCCGCACTGGGCCGGCCTGCCACTGCATCGCCTCGCCTCGAGCGGAACCGACAATGCGATCTACCGGCTGGGGGACCGGCTTTCGGTCCGGCTCCCGCGGCGGCCATCCGCCGTGGCCCTGCTTGCGAAGGAGCTTGACTGGCTGCCGCAGATGGCGGACCTGCCGCTGGCGGTTCCACAGCTCAGGTTTCGCGGGCGCGCGGAACGTGGCACCCCCTTCGACTTCGGCATCTTCGACTGGATGGAAGGGCAGATCGCCACGCCGCAGCATATTGCAGACAGCCGCGCCGCTGCCCTGGCACTTGCGGATTTCCTGCAGGCCCTGCACCGCAAGGCGACGGCGGGCGCCCCTCCGGCCGGGGCGCTGAACAGCCGGCGGGGCATCCCGCTGGACGGCCTGACCCCGGCCATGCTGCCCGCCATCGCCCTGCTGGCCGATGAGATCGACGGTCTTCGCGCGCAAGGCCTCTGGCAGGAAGCCTGCGCGGCAGGCTTCCGCGGCGCTCCGGTCTGGCTGCATGGCGATCTGAAGGCCGACAACCTGATCGCCCGCGACGGCCATCTGCGCGGCGTGATCGACTGGGGGCTTTCGGCCGTCGGCGATCCGGCCGCGGATTACGCCGCCGCATGGTCCTGGATAGATCCTTCGGCGCGCACGGCCTTTCGGGACCGGCTTGGCCTTGGCGATGACGACTGGCTGCGCGCCCGGGGATGGGCGCTCTACGGCGCGGTGATCGCGCTCAGCTATTATCGCGGCGGCAGGAATGAAGCCCTCTGCCGGCAATCGCGGCTGACGCTCTCCCGCCTCGGATTGCTGCTGTAG
- a CDS encoding carbonic anhydrase: MQNARPLPTYLIQRYQGWRATTFTENRVWYRRLAEDGQHPRAMVISCCDSRVHVTSIFGADTGEFFIHRNIANLVPPYAPDGDYHGTSAAVEYAVTALKVAHLIVMGHSQCGGVRGCHDMCSGNAPALEERTSFVGRWMDILRPGYDRVAGLPEGERIRALEQQAVLISLENLMSFPFVKSAVESHEMSIHGLWNDIADGSLMQFDPASGGFVSV; encoded by the coding sequence ATGCAAAACGCAAGACCGCTACCCACGTATCTGATCCAGCGCTATCAGGGCTGGCGAGCAACCACCTTCACCGAAAACCGCGTCTGGTATCGCCGCCTTGCCGAAGACGGCCAGCATCCGCGCGCGATGGTCATCTCCTGCTGCGACAGCCGGGTGCATGTCACCTCGATCTTCGGGGCCGATACGGGTGAGTTCTTCATTCACCGCAACATCGCCAACCTGGTGCCGCCCTATGCGCCCGACGGCGACTATCACGGCACCTCGGCCGCGGTCGAATACGCGGTCACCGCGCTGAAGGTCGCGCATCTGATCGTGATGGGCCATTCGCAATGCGGCGGCGTGCGCGGCTGCCATGACATGTGCTCGGGCAATGCGCCGGCGCTGGAGGAGCGCACCAGCTTCGTCGGCCGCTGGATGGACATCCTTCGCCCCGGCTATGACCGGGTGGCGGGCCTGCCCGAAGGCGAGCGCATCCGCGCCCTCGAACAGCAGGCGGTGCTGATAAGCCTTGAAAACCTGATGAGCTTCCCCTTCGTGAAATCGGCCGTCGAATCGCATGAGATGTCGATCCACGGCCTGTGGAACGACATCGCCGATGGCAGCCTGATGCAGTTCGACCCGGCCAGCGGCGGCTTCGTCTCGGTCTGA